One genomic window of Archaeoglobus neptunius includes the following:
- a CDS encoding SCP2 sterol-binding domain-containing protein, whose translation MKWGDAFKLALKAFLLGLLWMIAGILFIAAGVFLFLSGVRILAFFLGFAGLFLLFFGLFAAIFKVSSGAFVEKYELMMSPLEVTYEKQGFASILGQLIEQSLSKNPAKGNVVRDLKGSLVVEVTDMDVSATVEFNRDRITVYNGKPVEGKFAVISADFETINALSAGKAGLLKTLRWVLSGRLKIKGMRMARKFQSLLT comes from the coding sequence ATGAAGTGGGGAGATGCATTTAAACTGGCCCTTAAGGCTTTCCTCCTCGGATTGTTGTGGATGATTGCCGGAATTTTGTTTATTGCTGCCGGTGTGTTCCTTTTTCTCTCCGGTGTCAGGATTCTTGCATTTTTCTTAGGTTTTGCCGGCCTGTTTCTCCTATTTTTCGGACTCTTTGCAGCGATATTCAAGGTGAGCAGCGGGGCATTTGTAGAGAAATACGAGCTGATGATGAGCCCGCTGGAGGTAACCTACGAAAAACAGGGATTTGCCTCGATACTCGGTCAGCTCATCGAGCAATCCCTGTCGAAAAACCCGGCAAAGGGTAATGTGGTGAGAGACCTCAAGGGCTCGCTGGTCGTTGAAGTGACCGACATGGATGTATCCGCCACCGTGGAGTTCAACAGGGACAGGATTACGGTCTACAACGGAAAACCTGTGGAGGGCAAATTTGCCGTAATATCTGCAGACTTTGAAACCATAAACGCTCTGTCAGCAGGAAAGGCAGGTCTGCTGAAAACCCTGAGATGGGTGCTGAGCGGGAGGCTAAAAATAAAAGGAATGAGAATGGCCAGAAAATTCCAGAGCCTACTGACCTAA
- a CDS encoding thioredoxin family protein: MVSKPLFYTTAVLLGVFAAVLGSVFFHHNDMSELLRTIDSAKIYYFYSDYCPHCREVKPYISKLAGKYSITYCNVLDLSDECAGIKKKLNIEYIPTLVFITDESNYVFTGSNEVINVINAVEGIK, translated from the coding sequence ATGGTAAGCAAGCCTTTGTTCTATACAACTGCGGTTCTGCTGGGAGTGTTTGCTGCAGTGCTGGGCAGTGTGTTTTTTCACCATAACGACATGTCGGAGCTTCTCAGAACCATTGACAGCGCCAAAATCTATTACTTTTACTCCGATTACTGTCCCCACTGCAGGGAAGTAAAGCCATATATCTCCAAACTTGCCGGGAAATACAGCATTACATACTGCAATGTGCTGGATTTAAGCGATGAGTGTGCTGGAATCAAAAAAAAGCTCAATATTGAATATATCCCCACGCTGGTTTTCATAACAGACGAGAGTAATTACGTTTTCACAGGTTCAAATGAAGTGATAAATGTGATAAATGCTGTAGAGGGGATAAAATGA
- a CDS encoding HisA/HisF family protein, with translation MRVFFVVDIKNGSVVAGKSGERERYQPVSHVSSLVKSDEPVDVISEIKPRFLYAADLDRITGKGDNFDILHQIAPMVDELIADCGFRRSEELENLPFIPVVGTETFDITHLDRKCYVSLDFKGKFLDASGRFRSWQAAVEFLNSFDLPGIIVLPIHSVGTMKPDFSLLNIALEVSENPVMIGGGISGMDDLLRLKEMGCRGALVATAVHRGRIPVEIIRKGKI, from the coding sequence ATGAGGGTGTTCTTTGTCGTTGACATCAAAAACGGCAGCGTTGTTGCTGGAAAGAGTGGGGAAAGGGAAAGGTATCAACCCGTCAGCCATGTGAGTTCTCTTGTAAAATCGGACGAGCCTGTGGATGTTATATCCGAGATCAAGCCAAGATTTCTTTACGCTGCAGATCTTGACAGAATAACGGGCAAAGGAGATAATTTCGATATCCTGCATCAAATCGCTCCGATGGTTGATGAGCTAATAGCCGACTGCGGATTCAGGAGATCAGAAGAACTTGAAAATCTGCCATTCATCCCCGTGGTGGGTACTGAAACCTTCGACATAACTCACCTTGACAGGAAATGCTATGTGAGTCTGGATTTTAAAGGGAAATTTCTTGATGCCTCGGGGAGATTCAGAAGCTGGCAGGCAGCAGTTGAATTCCTGAACTCTTTTGATCTCCCGGGCATTATCGTCCTTCCTATACACTCTGTGGGAACCATGAAGCCCGATTTTTCTCTCCTCAACATTGCTCTTGAGGTTTCCGAAAACCCTGTGATGATCGGTGGTGGAATCTCGGGAATGGACGATCTGCTCAGACTGAAAGAGATGGGATGCAGGGGTGCGCTGGTTGCAACTGCCGTGCATAGAGGGAGGATACCGGTGGAAATTATAAGAAAAGGCAAAATTTGA
- a CDS encoding F420-dependent methylenetetrahydromethanopterin dehydrogenase: MVVKVGVLKMGAIGTALLVEYLLDERADREDIEVRVVTSGAKMQPEEAVVAEKLKEFDPDVIIVISPNAALPGPKAAREAFEGKPVIVISDAPAKKAKDELKEKGFGYIFINADSMIGARREFLDPTEMALFNSDVVKVLAATGAFRLVQEAIDKVIEDIKAGKQPELPQVVVTAERAVAAGKFSNPYARAKAMAAFYIAEKVADIDVKGCFIEKDPEKYIPLVASAHEMMRIAAILADQARELEKGNDTVYRNPHSKDGAILSKSQLMAKPE, translated from the coding sequence ATGGTTGTGAAAGTTGGAGTTTTGAAGATGGGTGCAATCGGGACTGCTCTGCTTGTCGAATATCTGCTTGATGAGAGGGCTGATAGAGAGGATATTGAAGTTAGGGTAGTTACAAGCGGTGCAAAAATGCAGCCTGAGGAGGCTGTGGTGGCTGAGAAGCTGAAGGAATTTGATCCGGATGTTATTATCGTAATCTCACCAAATGCGGCCTTGCCTGGACCAAAAGCTGCCAGAGAGGCCTTTGAAGGCAAACCTGTAATTGTTATCAGCGATGCACCGGCAAAGAAGGCAAAGGACGAGCTTAAGGAAAAGGGATTCGGTTATATCTTCATTAATGCCGACTCCATGATTGGTGCACGCCGTGAGTTTCTTGATCCGACAGAAATGGCTCTGTTCAACTCAGACGTTGTGAAGGTTCTCGCTGCAACCGGGGCATTCAGACTCGTGCAGGAAGCAATAGATAAGGTTATTGAAGACATCAAGGCAGGAAAGCAGCCCGAACTCCCGCAGGTTGTCGTCACCGCTGAGAGAGCCGTTGCGGCCGGTAAATTCAGCAACCCGTATGCAAGGGCAAAGGCGATGGCGGCATTCTACATTGCAGAAAAGGTTGCTGATATCGACGTTAAGGGCTGCTTTATCGAGAAAGATCCCGAAAAGTACATACCGCTCGTCGCATCTGCCCATGAGATGATGAGGATTGCGGCAATTCTTGCGGATCAGGCAAGAGAGCTTGAAAAGGGCAATGACACCGTCTACAGAAACCCGCACTCAAAAGACGGTGCAATTCTGTCCAAATCCCAGTTAATGGCCAAGCCTGAATGA
- a CDS encoding potassium channel family protein: MVYSVLFVAIMFNFEGESYTVIDGIYWVISTITTVGYGDIYFTSLPGKVFSVVVMLSGVLYFFGFFVPYAIIPWAEQRFRLVLPTEIKNLRDHFIICGYNRFTKEFCKILEEFGVSYVVVERDQERVGEAMDEGVRCVYSDGSLESFRKNGVEQCNALIIGWENLEDIIDTLLTLRKYGARKYVIYGDHTYTRYLLYAGATKVFLPKSLIASSTARMILQEVQIGRMREILGDIHTIEIVLPKNVPVSEFEARGVRVVAACRMGNLEFNPGKDRILEKGCVALVAGKKDSLEEIIHEGSHIRLR; this comes from the coding sequence TTGGTTTATTCCGTCCTTTTTGTTGCAATAATGTTCAACTTCGAGGGAGAGAGTTATACCGTTATTGACGGAATTTACTGGGTCATCTCCACGATTACGACCGTGGGATACGGAGACATATATTTCACATCTCTTCCGGGTAAGGTTTTCTCAGTGGTTGTGATGCTCAGCGGCGTTCTGTACTTCTTTGGATTCTTTGTTCCGTACGCCATAATACCGTGGGCTGAGCAGAGATTCAGGCTCGTTTTGCCAACAGAAATTAAGAATTTGAGGGATCACTTCATCATTTGCGGTTACAATCGCTTCACGAAAGAGTTCTGCAAGATACTCGAGGAGTTCGGAGTAAGCTATGTTGTCGTTGAAAGGGATCAGGAGAGGGTAGGGGAGGCTATGGATGAGGGGGTCAGGTGCGTTTACTCGGATGGTTCGCTGGAGTCTTTCAGGAAGAATGGGGTGGAGCAGTGCAATGCACTCATCATCGGATGGGAGAATCTTGAGGATATTATTGACACACTCCTTACACTGAGGAAATACGGGGCAAGAAAGTACGTAATCTACGGAGACCATACATACACAAGATATCTTCTGTATGCAGGGGCCACAAAGGTGTTCCTCCCCAAAAGTCTGATAGCCTCGAGTACTGCACGAATGATACTTCAGGAAGTTCAAATAGGCAGAATGAGGGAGATCCTCGGTGACATCCATACGATCGAAATTGTTTTACCGAAGAATGTCCCTGTTTCGGAATTTGAGGCCAGGGGCGTCAGGGTTGTGGCAGCCTGTCGCATGGGCAATCTTGAGTTCAATCCAGGCAAAGACAGGATCCTCGAAAAGGGATGTGTTGCTCTTGTGGCAGGGAAAAAGGATTCCTTGGAGGAAATTATACATGAGGGTTCTCATATTAGGCTACGGTGA
- a CDS encoding potassium channel family protein, with protein MRVLILGYGDVGRTAARILISRGVETVVVDKTVDETVALDDGAELIKADVTNETFWEEIEIGDFEAAIVALPDDLHAIFCILALKNKNRNMKIYARCNNVENVEKMYAAGADYVIVLPIVTAEMILSEIFGESIRRKMTFENIDVVVYTINRGSRVLGKTLRELENYGVIVIAAECGGEIITELDAKIREGCRVAVAGRKEDLIKIEVELSMAKEKD; from the coding sequence ATGAGGGTTCTCATATTAGGCTACGGTGATGTTGGGAGAACTGCTGCCAGAATACTGATTTCAAGGGGAGTTGAGACTGTCGTGGTTGATAAAACTGTTGATGAGACAGTAGCTCTGGATGATGGGGCAGAACTGATAAAGGCCGATGTTACAAACGAGACCTTCTGGGAGGAGATCGAAATTGGCGATTTTGAGGCAGCAATTGTGGCACTTCCAGATGATCTCCATGCCATATTCTGTATCCTGGCTCTGAAGAATAAGAACAGGAATATGAAGATATATGCAAGGTGCAACAACGTGGAAAATGTTGAGAAGATGTATGCGGCAGGTGCCGATTATGTTATCGTTTTACCAATCGTCACTGCCGAGATGATACTTTCGGAGATATTCGGGGAATCCATCAGAAGGAAGATGACCTTTGAGAACATTGATGTTGTCGTTTACACCATAAACAGGGGCTCTCGTGTTCTGGGAAAAACACTGAGGGAGCTTGAGAATTACGGAGTGATTGTCATAGCCGCAGAGTGCGGGGGCGAAATAATAACCGAGCTTGACGCAAAGATCAGGGAAGGTTGTAGAGTTGCAGTTGCTGGCAGGAAGGAAGACCTCATCAAAATTGAGGTAGAGCTGAGCATGGCGAAAGAAAAAGATTAA
- a CDS encoding MBL fold metallo-hydrolase: MVRVYVLVDNKVVDLRPPGMRAEWGFSAYIDAGDPVLMDAGQSDVAFRNMLARNLKIPQKMVISHGHYDHTGGLANILRPKMKIYAHPNAFLPRFYRKMHVGIPYVRERIESVAEVVEHREPVEVAKGVWALGEIPRKYEEALLEDSYIVTGGKKEFDRILDDTAVAVKTDEGILLVLGCCHAGLRNTVEYAEEITGDEVRYIIGGTHLIAFKPDEMSEIIKWLGDKVEKIAPCHCTGLNNEFLLKEKLGDKYMMVGSGSVFEV, encoded by the coding sequence ATGGTCAGAGTTTACGTTCTGGTTGATAACAAGGTGGTGGATTTGAGACCTCCAGGGATGAGGGCAGAATGGGGTTTTTCAGCGTACATTGATGCCGGAGATCCGGTTTTAATGGATGCCGGACAGTCAGATGTGGCCTTCAGAAATATGCTTGCTCGCAATCTAAAAATCCCTCAGAAAATGGTGATCAGTCACGGACATTACGACCATACGGGTGGGCTGGCAAACATCCTAAGGCCGAAGATGAAAATATATGCCCATCCCAACGCCTTTCTGCCCAGGTTCTACAGGAAGATGCATGTGGGAATTCCCTACGTCAGGGAGAGGATAGAATCTGTTGCGGAGGTTGTTGAGCACAGAGAGCCTGTGGAGGTTGCGAAGGGTGTTTGGGCGCTGGGTGAAATTCCAAGAAAGTATGAGGAGGCACTTCTGGAGGACTCTTACATTGTGACCGGCGGTAAAAAAGAATTTGACAGAATTCTTGACGATACAGCCGTTGCGGTGAAGACAGATGAAGGAATCCTGCTGGTTCTCGGCTGCTGTCATGCCGGGTTGAGAAATACAGTTGAGTATGCCGAGGAGATTACCGGTGATGAGGTGAGGTACATAATTGGCGGCACACACCTTATAGCCTTCAAACCGGACGAAATGTCTGAGATAATAAAATGGCTTGGCGACAAGGTTGAGAAAATAGCGCCGTGCCATTGTACGGGTTTGAACAATGAATTTCTGCTTAAAGAAAAGCTTGGAGATAAGTACATGATGGTCGGGAGCGGGAGTGTTTTTGAAGTTTAA
- a CDS encoding ATP-grasp domain-containing protein, whose translation MSEKVLLAGTNVRNVAESARKTGWEVYALTKFADADLQIYCNEIFSIDDDAAAELVEAKAEELGAKIVLCSGFETLNVKGEFLCNDPQTVLEVTDKLRFYRRLERAGLPFPELLSDDESGIVKPRRGGGGEEVRISKSVPKGYVKQKFIRGLPCSVSLIASEGKAVPIACNLIYAGWDKMNAGEFRYSGNLTPLVVAEEKRKKLEELAVEVVELFDLSGSVGVDFVLSDKPYILEINPRFQGSLDSIEWSCDVNVFEMHAGAFNGKVPEKPRPKRFAIRAVLFSPRDMKIRTDFTGNPFFADVPNKGELYRREDPLVSILAAGDEVKAVERKIVERRDLFLSLA comes from the coding sequence ATGTCTGAAAAAGTGCTCTTAGCCGGTACCAATGTAAGAAATGTTGCGGAATCTGCACGAAAAACGGGCTGGGAAGTTTACGCTCTGACAAAATTTGCTGACGCAGACCTGCAGATATACTGTAATGAGATTTTCAGTATTGATGATGATGCGGCAGCGGAACTCGTTGAGGCGAAAGCCGAGGAGCTGGGAGCTAAAATCGTGCTCTGTTCTGGCTTCGAAACTCTCAACGTTAAGGGAGAGTTCCTATGCAATGATCCCCAAACTGTACTGGAGGTTACAGACAAACTGAGGTTCTACAGAAGGCTTGAAAGAGCGGGCCTACCATTTCCAGAGCTTCTGTCCGATGATGAGAGTGGTATAGTTAAACCCCGGAGGGGCGGGGGTGGGGAGGAGGTGAGAATCTCGAAGAGTGTTCCAAAGGGATACGTAAAGCAGAAATTCATCAGAGGTCTGCCATGCAGTGTATCTCTTATTGCATCAGAAGGTAAAGCCGTTCCGATTGCCTGCAACCTCATTTATGCAGGGTGGGATAAAATGAACGCAGGGGAATTCAGATACTCAGGAAACCTCACTCCTCTGGTGGTGGCGGAAGAAAAAAGAAAAAAACTGGAGGAGCTTGCAGTTGAGGTTGTGGAGCTTTTTGATCTTTCAGGATCGGTGGGTGTGGACTTTGTTTTGTCGGATAAGCCCTACATCCTTGAGATCAATCCTCGTTTTCAGGGTTCTCTGGACAGCATAGAATGGAGCTGTGATGTTAATGTATTTGAGATGCACGCAGGAGCTTTTAACGGGAAAGTTCCGGAAAAACCAAGGCCAAAAAGGTTCGCGATAAGGGCCGTGCTCTTTTCCCCCCGTGACATGAAAATCAGAACGGATTTTACTGGAAATCCTTTCTTTGCGGACGTACCGAATAAAGGTGAGCTCTACCGAAGGGAGGATCCACTGGTTTCCATTCTGGCTGCAGGAGATGAAGTGAAGGCTGTTGAGAGAAAAATTGTGGAGAGACGAGATTTGTTTTTAAGCCTGGCCTGA
- the cofE gene encoding coenzyme F420-0:L-glutamate ligase: MRSESVEIIPVRGLPIIKEGDDIAEMIADKVDLADGDVVVVCSTVVSKAEGRVRELSSYNPSEKALILSRKLGKPPEFIQAVIEESHEILLDFPFLLVKAKFGNVCVNAGIDGSNIDEGRIILPPTKPDESAKRLRDRIKELTGKSVGVVITDTNGRCFRRGVVGFAIGVAGIKAMRDWVGEKDLYGRELEVTVECVADEIAAFANLLMGEGGDGIPVVVIRGLDVLGEGSMEEIYRPEEEDVIIRCLKKCS, from the coding sequence ATGAGGTCTGAGTCAGTGGAGATCATCCCCGTCAGGGGTCTGCCTATAATAAAGGAGGGCGACGATATAGCGGAGATGATCGCCGATAAAGTCGATCTCGCCGATGGTGATGTTGTTGTTGTGTGCTCTACAGTTGTTTCCAAGGCTGAAGGCAGAGTGAGAGAGCTAAGCAGCTATAACCCATCAGAAAAGGCACTGATTCTTTCCAGAAAGCTTGGAAAGCCTCCAGAGTTCATACAGGCTGTTATTGAAGAAAGCCATGAAATTCTGCTCGATTTTCCATTTCTTCTGGTTAAGGCAAAGTTCGGGAATGTCTGCGTGAATGCTGGAATTGACGGCAGCAACATTGATGAAGGTAGAATCATTCTCCCACCCACCAAGCCGGACGAGAGTGCAAAAAGACTGAGGGACAGGATAAAGGAACTTACCGGAAAGAGTGTTGGCGTTGTGATCACGGACACAAACGGAAGATGTTTCAGGAGGGGTGTTGTGGGCTTTGCCATCGGTGTTGCCGGAATCAAAGCAATGAGGGACTGGGTGGGAGAGAAGGATCTCTACGGCAGAGAACTTGAGGTTACGGTGGAGTGCGTTGCAGACGAGATTGCTGCCTTCGCCAATCTTCTGATGGGGGAAGGGGGGGACGGGATCCCCGTCGTTGTGATAAGGGGACTTGACGTCCTGGGGGAAGGCAGCATGGAGGAAATATACCGCCCTGAAGAGGAGGATGTCATAATAAGATGTCTGAAAAAGTGCTCTTAG
- the alaS gene encoding alanine--tRNA ligase: MSLEEEYLDITFLTENGFVRKQCPKCGKYFWTADESREICGDPPCESYSFIGNPVFKKEYELDEMREFYLSFFEKRGHGRIDRYPVVARWRTDIFLTIASIADFQPFVTSGVAPPPANPLTISQPCIRLDDLDSVGRTGRHLTLFEMMAHHAFNNPEREVYWKNETVAYCTELLELLGVDKEKIIYKEEPWAGGGNAGPCLEAIVGGLEVATLVFMNLEEHPDGNIEIKGEKYRKMDNYIVDTGYGLERFVWASKGTPTVYDAIFPDVVDRIIESSSIGFDREDEHVRRIVSESSRLAGIMGELRGERLVKLRKSVADMVGVSVEELEGIVVPLEKVYALADHTRCILFMLGDGLIPSNAGAGYLARLMIRRSLRLAEELGVSIDVFELVEMHNNILKFDFDVPLETIQEILDIEKRRYASTVEKGIRLVERLLERKKKLEKEDLIELYDSHGVPAELAVNIARQKGGEVEMPKDFYAELASRHSKAEKVQETEIKLKKAYPKTEKLYYDDPTLLEFEANVIGVEDDYVILDRSAFYPESGGQDNDVGFLIVNNEKIEVTDVEEVDGVVLHKIRGFRPELGTKVRGVIDGETRWRHMRHHSATHVLLYAIQKILGKHAWQAGARKEYGKARLDITHFRRPSEEEIKKIEMLANREILANKPIKWEWMDRIEAERKFGFRLYQGGVPPGREIRIVQVGDDVQACGGTHCRSTGEIGMLKILRVESIQDGVIRFEYAAGEAAIEAVEEMEKILKEASSILRVEPAKLPKTVERFFEEWKEQKKEIDRLKAELADVKAESLLSRAEEFDSVKVVAEVIDGDMQVLQKVAEFLASRGAVGCLMAKGEGKVFVVTFSGQKYDARELMREIGRVAKGSGGGRKDLAQGAVQQLLDREEIFDIIFEFLSKHEV; this comes from the coding sequence ATGAGCTTGGAAGAAGAGTATCTGGATATCACATTCCTCACAGAAAACGGCTTCGTCAGAAAGCAGTGTCCAAAGTGTGGAAAGTATTTCTGGACTGCAGACGAGAGCAGAGAAATTTGCGGAGATCCACCGTGTGAGAGTTACAGCTTCATAGGGAACCCCGTCTTCAAAAAAGAATATGAGTTGGACGAGATGAGAGAATTCTACCTCAGCTTTTTTGAGAAAAGGGGGCACGGGAGAATTGACAGATACCCGGTGGTCGCAAGATGGAGGACTGACATTTTTCTCACAATCGCTTCGATTGCCGATTTTCAGCCCTTTGTAACTTCCGGTGTAGCTCCCCCTCCAGCAAATCCCCTCACGATATCCCAGCCATGTATAAGGCTTGATGATCTCGACAGCGTTGGTAGAACAGGAAGGCACCTCACGCTTTTTGAGATGATGGCCCACCACGCATTCAACAATCCTGAGAGAGAGGTATACTGGAAAAACGAGACTGTTGCGTACTGCACGGAGCTTCTCGAATTGCTGGGTGTTGATAAGGAGAAAATCATATACAAGGAAGAGCCCTGGGCAGGCGGAGGAAATGCCGGACCATGTCTGGAGGCAATTGTTGGCGGGCTTGAGGTCGCCACACTTGTCTTTATGAATCTGGAAGAGCATCCTGACGGAAACATAGAAATCAAGGGCGAGAAATACAGAAAAATGGACAATTACATTGTTGACACCGGTTATGGGCTGGAGAGGTTTGTATGGGCAAGCAAGGGTACGCCTACAGTGTACGACGCAATTTTTCCGGATGTCGTGGATAGAATCATCGAAAGCAGCAGCATTGGATTTGACAGAGAAGACGAGCACGTAAGAAGAATTGTTTCCGAGAGTTCCAGACTGGCCGGAATAATGGGCGAGCTGAGAGGAGAGAGACTTGTCAAGCTCAGGAAAAGCGTTGCAGACATGGTCGGGGTTAGTGTTGAAGAGCTTGAGGGTATTGTCGTACCACTCGAGAAGGTTTACGCACTTGCTGACCACACAAGGTGCATCCTTTTCATGCTCGGCGATGGACTCATACCTTCAAATGCCGGAGCAGGTTATCTGGCGAGACTGATGATAAGGCGCAGCCTGAGACTGGCTGAAGAGCTCGGTGTCAGCATTGACGTTTTCGAACTTGTTGAGATGCACAATAACATACTGAAATTTGATTTTGATGTTCCTCTCGAAACGATTCAGGAGATTCTGGACATAGAAAAAAGAAGGTACGCATCCACGGTCGAGAAAGGAATAAGACTTGTTGAAAGACTTCTTGAAAGAAAGAAAAAGCTTGAAAAGGAAGATCTGATCGAGCTTTACGACTCTCACGGTGTACCTGCAGAGCTCGCAGTAAACATTGCCCGACAAAAAGGTGGCGAGGTCGAAATGCCCAAAGATTTCTACGCTGAACTTGCTTCAAGGCACTCGAAAGCCGAAAAGGTTCAGGAGACAGAAATAAAGCTTAAAAAGGCTTATCCAAAAACGGAGAAGCTGTATTACGACGATCCGACACTTCTGGAGTTTGAAGCGAACGTTATTGGGGTGGAGGACGACTACGTAATCCTTGACAGAAGTGCATTCTATCCAGAAAGCGGAGGTCAGGATAACGATGTGGGATTTCTTATCGTGAACAATGAAAAGATAGAGGTGACCGATGTTGAAGAGGTTGATGGGGTGGTGTTGCACAAAATCAGAGGATTCAGACCCGAACTCGGCACAAAGGTTAGAGGGGTAATAGATGGGGAAACGAGATGGAGACACATGCGACATCACTCTGCAACACACGTACTGCTGTACGCAATCCAGAAAATACTCGGAAAGCATGCATGGCAGGCTGGTGCCAGAAAGGAGTACGGCAAGGCCAGGCTTGATATAACCCATTTCAGAAGGCCGAGTGAGGAGGAGATAAAGAAGATAGAAATGCTTGCAAACAGGGAAATTCTGGCGAACAAGCCAATTAAATGGGAATGGATGGATAGAATTGAAGCTGAAAGAAAGTTTGGCTTCAGACTCTATCAGGGCGGTGTTCCACCGGGGAGAGAGATAAGAATAGTGCAGGTTGGGGATGACGTTCAGGCGTGTGGAGGCACTCACTGCCGATCCACTGGCGAGATAGGTATGCTCAAAATCCTCAGAGTGGAGTCGATACAGGACGGAGTTATCAGATTCGAGTATGCTGCTGGAGAGGCAGCGATAGAGGCTGTTGAGGAAATGGAAAAAATACTGAAGGAAGCGAGCTCAATACTCAGGGTTGAACCGGCAAAGTTGCCGAAAACTGTTGAGAGATTCTTTGAGGAGTGGAAAGAGCAGAAAAAGGAGATTGACAGGCTTAAGGCTGAGCTTGCAGATGTTAAAGCCGAAAGCCTTCTTTCAAGGGCCGAGGAATTTGACTCTGTGAAGGTCGTGGCAGAGGTGATCGATGGCGATATGCAGGTTCTTCAGAAGGTTGCCGAATTTCTTGCATCCAGAGGTGCCGTTGGATGTCTGATGGCCAAGGGTGAGGGTAAGGTCTTTGTCGTAACCTTCAGCGGTCAGAAATACGATGCCAGAGAACTCATGAGGGAGATAGGCAGAGTGGCAAAGGGGAGCGGGGGTGGAAGGAAGGATCTTGCGCAGGGGGCAGTTCAGCAGTTGCTCGACAGGGAGGAGATATTCGATATAATCTTCGAATTTCTGTCGAAACATGAGGTCTGA
- a CDS encoding sensor histidine kinase encodes MLNLDFQFGKEMLNNLKVGIYVFQNGRFVFTNRELSRISGYSEEEFRSMNPFQLIADKDQRDAMMKFTKKALEGDMGELPFELILLITKKDGSDGWVALRPLPAIYGGEPAILCSVFDVTEKKIAERKREEVEKFVELTRKIIRHDLSNKLSAAFGFLDIYLTHRDETILKRALESIESCIQILNRMQDLEMLIRSGNEMKPFSVREVFENVGKHYEIELEISGDCEVTADDGIYSVVENLICNSVRHGKSRRIEVNIVEKVGHCEIKVSDDGIGIPENVRENIFQEGYSTGGGGLGLYIVNSLMQKYGGSVTVEDSSSGATFLITFPL; translated from the coding sequence ATGTTAAATTTAGACTTTCAATTTGGAAAAGAAATGCTAAATAATTTGAAAGTGGGTATTTACGTATTTCAGAACGGCAGGTTTGTATTCACAAACAGAGAACTGTCCAGGATAAGCGGTTATTCTGAAGAGGAGTTCAGATCAATGAACCCATTTCAGCTTATTGCAGATAAGGATCAGAGAGATGCCATGATGAAATTTACCAAAAAAGCTCTAGAGGGTGATATGGGTGAATTGCCGTTCGAGCTCATACTTCTGATCACCAAAAAAGATGGGAGCGATGGGTGGGTTGCATTAAGACCCCTTCCGGCGATATACGGTGGGGAACCGGCCATACTTTGCAGCGTTTTTGATGTCACGGAGAAAAAGATTGCAGAGAGAAAGAGAGAGGAGGTTGAAAAATTCGTTGAGCTAACGAGAAAGATTATAAGGCACGATCTGTCCAACAAGCTCTCTGCTGCTTTTGGCTTCCTTGACATCTATCTCACACACAGGGATGAAACAATTCTGAAAAGAGCTTTGGAGAGTATCGAGAGCTGCATACAAATTCTTAACAGAATGCAGGATCTTGAAATGCTGATAAGAAGCGGTAACGAAATGAAACCTTTTTCGGTTAGGGAAGTGTTTGAAAATGTTGGAAAACACTACGAAATTGAACTGGAAATTTCTGGAGATTGTGAGGTTACTGCGGATGACGGGATATACTCGGTGGTTGAGAACCTTATCTGCAACTCGGTAAGGCACGGGAAAAGCAGGAGGATTGAAGTTAACATTGTTGAAAAAGTGGGTCACTGTGAGATAAAAGTTTCAGACGATGGAATCGGAATTCCGGAAAATGTCAGAGAAAACATATTTCAGGAGGGATACTCTACCGGAGGAGGTGGCCTGGGGCTGTACATCGTGAACTCCCTTATGCAGAAATACGGAGGTAGCGTTACAGTTGAAGACAGTTCTTCCGGGGCTACCTTTCTCATAACCTTTCCCTTGTAA